Below is a genomic region from Acinetobacter tibetensis.
TCAAGATTTACAAAAAATCTTGTTGCCCTATTGCAATGTCGATTTGTGCAATCATATTCCTATGTTATTGCAACTCGATTATGCCTATGCTTCTGCGGAATTACATTTGGGCATGCAATGGAAAGTTGCTCCTTTAGATGAACTTTTAAGTAAATTGCGCGATTATTTTGGTAAAGAAGCCATCTATGTTGAATATCAGGTGAAATCTAAAGCTGCCAAAGCCGTCAATTACGAGCAAGCCAAACCAGTACAAGTCCCTCCTCCACCCGCCGATTTAAGCATGGATGAGGCAATGGATTTATATCAAGCTGATGTTAATCAATATTCATAACGATTAACCGAATTCAGCAAGTAAACAAGATTGGAAATGCAATGAATCAATTTGACAATACTGCGGTTGCAGCACATCTTTCCCATGTCCGTATTGTCATGGTGAATACGACCTTGCCTGCCAATATTGGCAGCGCACTGCGAGCCATGAAAACGATGGGGCTTAGCCAATTGGTCTTGGTTGCTCCAAAAACCTATCCTCATCCAGACATTGAAGCACTGGCTGCTGGTGCGGTAGATCTGATTCCGCAAATTAAAATTGTAGACACCCTAGAACAAGCCATTCAAGACTGTCACATTGTCTTTGGGACCAGTGCACGTAGCCGTACTATTCCTTGGCCATTGCTAGATGCGCGCCCTGCGGCAGAAATATCACTTCAAGCCGTGGTCACACAACAGCAAAATGTTGCCGTAGTCTTTGGACGTGAAGACCGAGGCTTAACCAATGAAGAACTGGCATTGGCTAACTATCATGTCACTATTCCAGTCAATATCGATTATGGCGTATTGAATGTGGCTCAAGCCATTCAAATCATTTGTTATGAAATGCGGATGGCGGCATTGGCACGGATTGAACAAACCGAAGACCCAGAAGCCACCATGCCCGTCACAG
It encodes:
- a CDS encoding RNA methyltransferase, with product MNQFDNTAVAAHLSHVRIVMVNTTLPANIGSALRAMKTMGLSQLVLVAPKTYPHPDIEALAAGAVDLIPQIKIVDTLEQAIQDCHIVFGTSARSRTIPWPLLDARPAAEISLQAVVTQQQNVAVVFGREDRGLTNEELALANYHVTIPVNIDYGVLNVAQAIQIICYEMRMAALARIEQTEDPEATMPVTETTQMHWDEPLVTHDQMQQFYPHLEKMLEDIEFLDPNNPRLLPLRLRRLFGRIQLDKMEYHLLRGIFSRVQALNKGTWKPSTPKTKDKEDPSNA